From the genome of Populus alba chromosome 10, ASM523922v2, whole genome shotgun sequence, one region includes:
- the LOC118046409 gene encoding HMG-Y-related protein A has protein sequence MSISMATTTEDSNNLQPPPLALAPPPPLALAPPQQQSQQQSSTIPQYPEMIMAAVEALNENEGSSKTSISKQIESTHPDLPPAHGTLLSHHLNKLKQSGQLVLVKNNYMKPDPNAPPKRGRGRPPKPKLPTPPGSVAGPPRPRGRPPKPRDPFAPVVSPKKKTASPGSGRPRGRPPKNANAPVPAVSSGAAPPSGVPRGRGRPPKVKPAVAPVAG, from the exons ATGTCAATTTCCATGGCTACCACCACTGAAGATTCTAATAACCTCCAGCCTCCTCCCCTAGCACTAGCTCCACCTCCTCCCCTAGCACTAGCTCCGCCCCAACAACAGTCGCAGCAACAATCCTCCACTATCCCTCAGTATCCTGAG ATGATTATGGCAGCTGTCGAGGCGTTGAACGAGAACGAAGGGTCAAGCAAGACATCAATTTCGAAACAAATTGAGTCAACACACCCCGATCTGCCTCCTGCACACGGCACACTACTTTCTCACCATTTAAACAAGTTGAAGCAGAGTGGTCAGCTGGTCTTGGTTAAGAACAACTACATGAAGCCTGACCCTAATGCTCCTCCAAAGAGAGGTAGAGGTCGCCCTCCCAAGCCTAAGCTTCCAACCCCACCTGGGAGTGTTGCTGGGCCTCCCAGGCCACGTGGCCGCCCTCCCAAACCAAGGGATCCTTTCGCACCTGTGGTTTCCCCTAAAAAGAAGACGGCAAGTCCTGGAAGTGGGAGGCCACGCGGTCGTCCACCAAAGAACGCTAATGCGCCGGTTCCGGCTGTGAGTTCTGGTGCTGCTCCGCCCAGCGGTGTGCCTAGAGGGAGGGGAAGGCCGCCTAAGGTGAAGCCGGCTGTGGCCCCCGTCGCTGGTTGA
- the LOC118046407 gene encoding cysteine-rich receptor-like protein kinase 43: MTKLKNCLKSLLKPFKFKSKEGLGEEDMETIAAREQKQFSFDTLVSATKDFHPTHKLGEGGFGPVYKGKLDDGREIAVKKLSHSSNQGKKEFTNEAKLLSRVQHRNVVNLLGYCAHGVEKLLVYEYVAHESLDKLLFKSDKRQLLDWNRRHDILIGIARGLLYLHEDSHNCIIHRDIKASNILLDDKWVPKIADFGMARLFPEDQTHVNTRVAGTNGYMAPEYVMHGHLSVKADVFSFGVLVLELISGQRNSTFSQQHAEAQNLLDWAYKLHKKNRSLEIMDPVLASSASAEQVKTCVHIGLLCTQGDPQLRPDMRRIVVLLSKKTCSLEEPTRPGVPGSRYRRARRPAGMSSTAGTSDTARTFGESDSRTFDSSSNTNTATASTSAHTFPRLDPHGKRPIES, translated from the exons ATGACAAAGCTCAAGAATTGCTTGAAGAGTCTGCTGAAGCCTTTCAAGTTCAAAAGCAAAG AGGGACTCGGAGAGGAGGACATGGAGACTATTGCTGCACGGGAACAGAAGCAGTTTTCATTTGATACTCTGGTCTCTGCTACCAAAGATTTCCACCCAACTCACAAGCTTGGTGAAGGTGGATTTGGACCTGTATACAAG GGGAAGTTGGATGATGGGAGAGAGATTGCAGTGAAGAAGTTGTCCCATAGTTCAAATCAGGGGAAGAAAGAATTCACGAATGAGGCCAAGCTATTATCACGTGTCCAGCACCGAAATGTTGTTAATTTGTTAGGATATTGTGCACATGGTGTGGAAAAGCTACTGGTTTATGAGTATGTTGCTCATGAGAGCCTTGACAAGCTTCTGTTCA AATCTGATAAAAGACAACTGCTTGATTGGAATCGGAGACATGATATACTAATTGGCATTGCTCGGGGTTTGCTTTACCTTCATGAGGATTCACACAATTGCATCATCCACCGTGACATCAAGGCAAGCAATATTTTACTGGATGATAAATGGGTTCCTAAGATTGCTGATTTTGGCATGGCCCGTCTCTTCCCTGAAGATCAAACACATGTCAACACCCGTGTTGCTGGTACCAA TGGGTATATGGCTCCAGAGTATGTCATGCATGGACATTTATCAGTGAAGGCAGATGTATTTAGCTTTGGGGTTTTGGTTCTGGAGCTGATCAGTGGCCAgagaaattcaacatttagtcaACAGCATGCTGAAGCACAGAATCTACTTGATTGG GCATATAagcttcacaaaaaaaataggaGTCTGGAGATTATGGACCCAGTACTAGCATCCTCAGCATCTGCTGAACAAGTAAAAACTTGTGTTCATATAGGGTTGCTATGCACACAAGGTGACCCGCAGTTACGGCCAGATATGCGACGCATTGTTGTCCTGCTGTCAAAGAAAACTTGCAGTCTAGAAGAACCAACCAGACCTGGAGTTCCTGGTTCTAGATATAGGAGAGCTCGTAGACCAGCAGGAATGTCTTCGACTGCTGGAACATCCGATACTGCTAGAACATTTGGTGAATCTGATTCCCGTACATTTGATTCGAGTTCAAATACTAATACTGCCACTGCATCTACCTCAGCTCATACATTCCCCAGATTAGATCCTCATGGTAAACGTCCAATTGAAAGCTAA